The DNA segment CCGCTTCTTTTTATTTTTTAACTGTTCATCATTTCTAAATTTTCCTGCAACACTTTCACATCATCAAACTCATGCTTCACTCCTTTTATCTCTTGATATTTTTCGTGTCCTTTTCCTGCGACAAGAATTATATCTCCTGCGCTCGCGAGTGAACACGCGGTTTTTATTGCTTCTCTTCTATCGGTTATTGACAAAACTTTTTTCTGGTGAACACGCTCTACTCCTTTCTGCATTTGTCGGATGATTTCATCAGGATCTTCACTTCTTGGATTATCGGAAGTGAGAATCACTTTATCGCTTTCTTCGCAAGCGATGCGCGCCATCACCGGGCGCTTGAGCGCGTCACGATCGCCACCGCAACCAACTACAGTAATGATTGCTTCTTCGTTCGTGCGGATTTCGCGAATGGTTTTCAAAACATTTAGGAGTGCGTCAGGTGTATGCGCGTAATCCACAATGCCGACAATTCCGCTATGAGATTTTATCTGCTGGAATCTTCCGTCAACAGAACTCAGCGCGCTGAGAGCAGTAAGTACTTTTAATTTTTCCTGGCAAAGAAGTGTTGCTGTTGCATAAACTGCGAGAAGATTTGACGCATTGAAGTTTCCGATGAGTTTGGTCCACATTTCAGAACCGTCAATGTTTAAAAGCATTCCCGCAAACTGGCTTTCCATTATTTTGCATTTGAAATCAGCGGAAGATTTCAGCGCGAAAGTTTTTTTCTGCGCGCTTGTATTCTGAAGCATGACCAAACCATTCTGGTCATCTTTGTTCACGAGAGCGAATGCTTCATTATCCAATCCATCAAAGAATTTTTTCTTTGCTTTGAGATATTCTTCAAATGTTTTATGATAGTCGAGGTGGTCATGCGTTATGTTTGTGAAAACTCCTCCTATGAATTTTAATCCTAAAATTCTTTTCTGCGCCACCGCGTGCGAACTCACTTCCATGAAACAGTACTGGCAGCCTGCATCCACCATCTGCTTCATAAGTTTGTTCAGTTGAATGGAATCAGGTGTAGTGTGTGTAGCAGGAAATTCTTCCTTGCCGATTTTGTAAACCACTGTCGAAATCAAACCAGAATTAAATCCGAGTGATAGAAAAAGATTGTGAAGAAGTGTTGCGGTAGTAGTTTTTCCGTTCGTACCGGTAATTCCAACAAGTTTTAATTTTTCAGAAGGATTATCATAAAAGTTTGAAGCGATAATTCCTAATGCGGATTCACTGTCGCTTACCTTTATATATGTAATAGTCGGGAGTTGGGAGCCAGAAGTTGGGAGTTCTTCGCAAACAATTGCCGTTGCTCCTGAAGAAATGGCCTGCGCAATAAATTTGTGGCCATCACTTTGTGTGCCCTTTACTGCTATGAAAAGTGATTTCTTCTCAACTTTTCTGGAATCGAAAGCAATTGAAGAAATATCAATATCAGTCGAACCAACGACTTCAACAAGCCCTGCTTTATACAATATGTCTTTTAACAATTTCATTTATGATAATTCCAAAATGAGTTCTGTTCCTTTAGAAAATTTCTGTCCTGTCTTCAGTGATTGTTTTTTAATTGTTCCGCTTCCGACAATTTTTACTCTCAAGCCAGCATTTTCCAATACGTAGAGTGCGTCCTTCAATCCCATCCCAGTTACATTCGGCATTACATTATTGGTAAGCGAGAGATTGATGTTGTTGTCCACCGCAACCACAGAAGAATCTTTCAGCATAACCAC comes from the Bacteroidota bacterium genome and includes:
- a CDS encoding UDP-N-acetylmuramoyl-L-alanyl-D-glutamate--2,6-diaminopimelate ligase encodes the protein MKLLKDILYKAGLVEVVGSTDIDISSIAFDSRKVEKKSLFIAVKGTQSDGHKFIAQAISSGATAIVCEELPTSGSQLPTITYIKVSDSESALGIIASNFYDNPSEKLKLVGITGTNGKTTTATLLHNLFLSLGFNSGLISTVVYKIGKEEFPATHTTPDSIQLNKLMKQMVDAGCQYCFMEVSSHAVAQKRILGLKFIGGVFTNITHDHLDYHKTFEEYLKAKKKFFDGLDNEAFALVNKDDQNGLVMLQNTSAQKKTFALKSSADFKCKIMESQFAGMLLNIDGSEMWTKLIGNFNASNLLAVYATATLLCQEKLKVLTALSALSSVDGRFQQIKSHSGIVGIVDYAHTPDALLNVLKTIREIRTNEEAIITVVGCGGDRDALKRPVMARIACEESDKVILTSDNPRSEDPDEIIRQMQKGVERVHQKKVLSITDRREAIKTACSLASAGDIILVAGKGHEKYQEIKGVKHEFDDVKVLQENLEMMNS